The following proteins are encoded in a genomic region of Halomicroarcula saliterrae:
- a CDS encoding DUF6159 family protein codes for MSGKFSRGLAVADGSLDMFRANPHLAVLPLCSLLLVGSGFAVAAGIAFHYGLVASLLTNDFLQYTALFVSIALTSSLGTFFNAAVAHCAFRYFDGEDPTVEEGLRAAWEARRAIAVWALTSATLGTVLYILDDKFGFLGSAARLVFDLAWSLLTFFVVPVIIVEDTTNIRSILQESGATFKETWGESVTASLSVSLVTLPVVLVGVACLAGAYFTTNGPTAWLLGTIGLLAVVAGIVASQVLGMVARVALYEYATKDHRVGPFDRRDPSEIFPDSP; via the coding sequence AGTTCAGTCGTGGACTCGCCGTTGCTGACGGGAGCCTCGACATGTTCCGGGCGAATCCCCACCTCGCAGTCCTCCCGCTGTGCAGCCTCCTGCTCGTCGGGAGTGGCTTCGCGGTTGCCGCTGGGATTGCCTTCCATTACGGTCTGGTCGCATCGCTGCTCACAAACGACTTCCTGCAGTACACCGCCCTGTTCGTCAGCATCGCGCTCACCTCAAGTCTCGGGACGTTCTTCAACGCCGCCGTGGCTCACTGTGCGTTCCGGTACTTCGACGGTGAGGACCCGACAGTTGAGGAGGGTCTGCGAGCGGCCTGGGAGGCGCGCCGTGCTATCGCTGTCTGGGCGCTCACCTCCGCGACGCTGGGTACCGTCCTGTACATCCTCGACGACAAATTCGGCTTCCTTGGAAGCGCGGCCCGCCTCGTCTTTGACCTCGCGTGGTCGCTGCTGACCTTCTTCGTCGTGCCTGTTATCATCGTCGAAGACACGACGAACATCCGGTCGATCCTTCAAGAGAGCGGTGCCACGTTCAAAGAGACGTGGGGCGAGAGTGTCACCGCATCTCTCAGTGTCTCTCTGGTCACGCTTCCAGTCGTGCTCGTCGGTGTCGCCTGTCTCGCCGGCGCTTATTTTACCACCAACGGCCCGACCGCGTGGCTCTTGGGTACTATCGGCCTGCTCGCTGTCGTCGCCGGAATCGTCGCGAGCCAGGTTCTCGGGATGGTTGCTCGCGTTGCCCTCTATGAATACGCGACCAAAGACCACCGTGTGGGTCCGTTCGACCGGCGAGATCCGAGCGAAATATTCCCTGATTCGCCGTGA